In the genome of Triticum urartu cultivar G1812 chromosome 5, Tu2.1, whole genome shotgun sequence, one region contains:
- the LOC125509336 gene encoding probable cinnamyl alcohol dehydrogenase 8D, which produces MAKGTPATGWAAKDPSGVLSPYSFSRRALKDDDVTIKVLFCGICHTDLHIAKNEWGNALYPVVPGHEIVGVVTDAGPGVKNFKAGDTVGVGYFVDSCRSCVSCGSGHENHCPTLVLTSNAVDYDGATTQGGFSDVLVVDQGYVVRVPEGLPLDGAAPLLCAGVTVYSPMMEFGLNAPGKHLGVVGLGGLGHMAVKFGKAFGMTVTVISSSPRKREEAVERLGADAFLVSQDPEQMKAAAGTMDGIIDTVSAGHPIVPLLELLKPRGQLVVVGAPSTPLELPAYAIIGGGKRVAGNLVGSIGSCQAMLDFAGKHGITADVEVVKMDYVNTAVERLERNDVRYRFVIDVAGSQLGAAA; this is translated from the exons ATGGCGAAAGGCACGCCTGCGACCGGTTGGGCCGCGAAGGACCCGTCCGGTGTCCTCTCCCCCTACAGCTTCTCACGAAG GGCTCTGAAGGACGACGATGTCACCATCAAGGTGCTCTTCTGCGGGATCTGCCACACCGACCTCCACATCGCCAAGAACGAGTGGGGAAACGCCCTCTACCCCGTCGTCCCCGG GCATGAGATTGTTGGCGTCGTCACCGACGCTGGCCCCGGCGTCAAGAACTTCAAGGCCGGGGACACGGTGGGCGTGGGCTACTTCGTCGACTCCTGCCGCTCCTGCGTGAGCTGCGGCAGCGGGCACGAGAACCACTGCCCCACGCTCGTGCTCACCTCCAACGCCGTGGACTACGACGGCGCCACCACCCAGGGAGGGTTCTCCGACGTCCTCGTCGTCGACCAGGGCTACGTCGTCCGCGTCCCGGAGGGCCTGCCGCTGGACGGGGCGGCGCCGCTGCTCTGCGCCGGCGTCACGGTGTACAGCCCCATGATGGAGTTCGGCCTCAACGCGCCGGGGAAGCACCTGGGCGTGGTCGGCCTCGGGGGCCTCGGCCACATGGCCGTCAAGTTCGGCAAGGCCTTCGGGATGACCGTCACCGTGATCAGCTCGTCGCCGAGGAAGCGCGAGGAGGCCGTCGAGCGGCTCGGCGCCGACGCGTTCTTGGTCAGCCAGGACCCCGAGCAAATGAAG GCGGCGGCCGGCACGATGGACGGCATCATCGACACGGTGTCGGCGGGGCACCCGATCGTGCCGCTGCTGGAGCTGCTAAAGCCGAGGGGGCAGCTGGTGGTGGTGGGCGCGCCCAGCACGCCGCTGGAGCTTCCGGCCTACGCCATCATCGGCGGCGGCAAGCGCGTGGCCGGGAACCTCGTGGGCAGCATCGGCAGCTGTCAGGCGATGCTCGACTTCGCGGGGAAGCACGGCATCACCGCCGACGTCGAGGTCGTCAAGATGGACTACGTCAACACGGCGGTCGAGCGGCTGGAGAGGAACGACGTGAGATACCGCTTCGTCATCGACGTCGCCGGCAGCCAGCTGGGCGCCGCCGCTTAG